DNA from Coffea arabica cultivar ET-39 chromosome 10c, Coffea Arabica ET-39 HiFi, whole genome shotgun sequence:
ACATCCTTGTACTGCGTATCAGGACTTGATCTTGGAGAGTTATTAGCAAGAGCTTTGGCTCTTGCTGATTCTGTTGCTTGCATATAACTCGGCAGAGAGTTGCTACTACTACTTTCCCTTGGTTCTTGATCACCATGATCAGTTTTAGCTGTCCCAAAGGAGTTGCGCCGCTTCCCTGCTTTATGCTCCCTCGATAAATGCTCTGAGATACTTCTTGCACCATTATCTTCATTAGGTTCCAATTGGGATTCTTTACCAGTAGATACAGGTCCATGTTTATGTTTGGTACCATGCTTCCCACTCCTGATTCTCTTGGGCTTCACTGACACCTGACTAGAAGGTGTTCCATGGGATTCAGGGATTGTTACAtggcttcttggagaagcttcaGGTGATGATTTAGACACTGGATGGCTTGACTCAGATTCCATCTCCACAAGCACACCAGTGGCAATAGAATCTGGCTTCTCCTCTATCTCAGATGATTCAACAGTCACTATAGAGCTCACATGCTCGGATTCAACAGCAGTACTGTTCTCCTGTTTCTCTGGCTGACTCAAATTTGAGTGTGATACATCTCTCTCCGAGAGTATGGACTCAACCTTTTCATCAACTTCCAAGTTTAGACTGCTCTTAGGATTTTCAGTGCCGTACTCCGAACTTTTGGTTTCCTTCTCAAAATCAACCACTCCAACCTCAGACCTATCCGGAGAATCAAGTGTGGAAGAAATAGAAAGTTCAGTCCCACATTCAGAGCCACCAACTTGAATTCCAGAAGTTTGGGGAATAGAACTTTCAGCATGATCAATTTCCCTGGCACCAAATGCATGATTTGTGCCAGGTAAAACAGCATCCATAGAATAATCTACACCAGCATCTTGATTGGACAAACCAACTGATTTTCCTAAATTGGCAGCTGAACTAAGTTCTTCAAACTTCGATTGAACTGCAATAAATGCAGGATTTGATGCCTTTCTTGATACGGATGAAGATTTCTTTCCATCAATTTCAGAACCTTCAGGTGCAGTTCTCTCGGACACGTCCACATGCTGCCTGCGTTCCATTTCAGATTGATCATGAAATGAATCAGGCTCAGCTTTGCAAACATCAGATGCTCTATGATCATCAGGTAGAGATTCTAATGTGTTATTGCTCAAATTTGCTTGTTCAACATTTTGAGGATGGGACTGCTTGTGGCTGTGACTCACTGAAGATACGGTTGGCCTGCATTCTTGAAAGTTGTAGCTGTCTGCATCATATGTGTTGACATTATTATCAGCTTCGGAAGCCAGTGACAATGCTTCAGCACTAGTCTTGATGTCTCTTGATTGACAATTTTCTGGAGATGATACTGCAGTTTCTAGTTGGCAGTCTGCTTCCACGATGTCGTCCTTACCTTGTTGATCTTTAGCAAACTCTAATTTCTGTGACTGTCCATTTTCCACTGATGCAACGGACATCCAGCGCTCCAACCATTTCCAGGCTGAGTCCGACTTGGAAGGATCACACTTGATATTGATGGTTTTGGTCTTGGGTGTTGATTCCAGAAGCTTACGCCAAGAAGAGTAACAGAAAACAAGATACAACAGAATAAGATTCTCAACCATCCAATCTTAATAAGATTAAATAAAAGACATAGGAATCATAATAACTTCTTTTACCTGACGTGCAAATGCATTACTTAGCAACTTCTCTATGGAAGTATATGTGTATGGCTCGGTCCCCGTATTTTCTTTCTCCTGAACACATTGAAGAACATTTAGACAAATATTTAAAAGACAacacagtaaaattttagatacaAAATTTCTCTTCCTCAAACTTTTCCATCAGGCAAGTCAGCCTGACAATAAGACATCTTCAAAGTACAATCCAGAAATAATACCAACAACCACAAATTGTCTAGATCACAATGAATTTTTCTAGAAAATCATTTTGCATACTATTTAtacaagacaaaaaaaaaaaaaaaaaacaaactttaCCCTTAATCCTCGTCCTAAATATGCAGGATGGACCAACAACTCATGCAGGTACTTGTCTAAAAGTCAATCAATGGAAACAGAAATAACCACCATGATAAACTTAACTCACGATGAAATTGTGAAAAGTGATAACTTGAGCTGAACTTTTACCatgaatgaaccatgattgTTAATTCCATTCTTTTCATCTAAATTTTCTTCAATGTTTGACCGTTTTAGAAGCAAGCGAGCACGGCGTTTTCGGACAAGCGCTTGCATTTTAACAATGGCTTTGACACATCGAAGGCTACCCACAGCATGCCGCCTAACTATGTGTCCACGTACAGCAGCTTGCAACTTAATTATATTCTTATGCTTCAATAACACTCTTTGAGCCTGGAAACAtaagaaacacataataaaaaTCTATTTTCATCTTAAGTTAAACAATCAATACGTTGAAAGCCTCACCAGATATCTCCTAACTGCAGATTGGATGACAATTACAATTGCTTCATCCAGGATGCTGGCAATTCCGTTCTCATCCTCGGCAGAAGCTATAgctgatgatgattttgaatcCACAGGAATTTGCACCTCGTTTTTCTCCTCTGTCCATTGAGCAGCAGAGGTTTTATCTCGAATAGTAGAGCTAGCCTGCGTCTGCAAGCTGACAGCAGCAGTATCCGGATCAGTCTTGCTCACAAAAGGTGTTTCTGAGGTAACAGAGTTGCTCAGCACTCGATGTCTTGCAGATCTTTTCCGGAAACTCCACCTACTTCTATCACTTGAGCCCTTACTCTGTAAGCAGCAAAATCATCGGAAGTAGGGAGGaggaaaaagaataaaacgAAGAGATAGCATACCAATGAGAAAAATGCTACTACTTGTTTAATCATGCACGTATTCGCACAACAACGAGAAAAATGCGCAAGTGTGAAGAAAATTTAGGTTAACAGCATACGCTAACAAAGACTCTAAAGGTGCAAGTTCCTAATTATCAATTGTGATCTTTTATCAGAAACAGAAGAAAGCTAGCTTCTTCCAAGAAGAATCACACTTGGTCAGGACTCACAATGCTCCGAAGAGCCCACAACACATGTTAATTTTGCTGACACACAACATATATCCATACTTTTGGAAGTTTCTTTCAAGACATTATCCTGCTGGAAGGTAGCTGCAAAAAGAAGACAGCAAAATGCATGATAAGCAATCAGTACATAATTAACCAATTTATTCAGAAGTTGAGAAGCCAGGAAACCACAACCATTTCAGTCAGATGACTTTGATGCTGGTTATAGGAAATAAAAGGTGGGTGGAAGTCACTAATAACTGCAGCGCACAATAAAAGTTCCTTCTGAAATTAATATAGAATACCCCCTAGACATAAACCGGATAAGATACTAGCAAACATTACACTCATGTTGTACAATTTCATCTACCCTCCAATTGACAGATGAAATAGCCATCAACCTGATTTTCAATTGATGGTTTACAAAattgaataattaaacaagCATTTAGCCACCCTGCTACCAAGACTCACAAGCAGCCATGACTATGGTGGACAATAAGCTCAGGCGCTCATCTTTTTCTTCACATGGGCAGACTCAGGGAGGAAACACAAGAAATGCTCTgtttagatgtaaatgaattaaCATATTTATGTAGGTAGATATTTGGCCTTAAAACCACTAGTAACTTCTAATAATGCTTGTGCAGCATCAGCCATGAACCTGGCAGAGCAGCCtgttatttctaattttgttgtAGTTTGTAAGTAGATGAGAGAAACATGTTCTTTTCTTTAGAGTAAACTTAAATAATATGTCCAAAACTCAACATACATTAATTAGAATTACTTGCATGCATTTCATTGCTGGCAACACAAGTCACCTCAAGCATGTACGCCATATCCATGCTACTATATCTTGCAAAATATTGTTAGGCAATAAAATCTTGACAAAACTTGTTATGAGCAGAAAAATATGAATATCTCAATAATTTTGCAGAAAATAACAACGTAAAAATTGCCACTAGACAAGGTTCTTGCATTTCTTGTTCCCTCTTTTAGTAAGGCACACCATGAGACGCATTGAACTACTGACTCATCCCAGGTTTTCAAAGTGATTCCacaaattaaatttaatagatagATAAGTAATAACCTAGAAGCATTGAACACACATCCTCCAACTTTTAAGAAAGGAACAATCTCACTAAATGACCACTATTTAAGACAAAGCAGAAACAACAAGAAGTATCTTCTCTGGATAGTCCATGTCAATCTAGCAATGGACTACACATTTAGAACTATGCATAGCTTCACAATCAAACTGCTGCACTGTAAAAGCTCCCTTACAGTGTCCCTGATAAATTTAAAGCTAAATCTGCAGCAATTCAGGACCAACAATATAGAACATCTTGATACTCCTCCGCTAGCAACTATAATCTGTTCTAATAGAAAGAAGCTAGTTGAAGGTTTGAAGAAAGACAAGATATCAGGTTCACAGTCTAAAATCTAACAAAAAGCAAGATAATTCCAGGTGGAAAGGAAAGGAATCAACAAGATAACTTCCTGTACACAGATAAATTTCCTTCTGAGACACGGATTCCCTTAATATTGCAAATCCTGTAGCACCATATATCCACAATGACTAATCACAAGCGAATTTCAGATTCAAATCCTAAACCCCAGCCCTCATTCCTCAATATCCTAATTGATTCAGTTATGCAATAAAATGAATCCATTTACACTAAGCAAAGCCACTGGAAATCAAAAGTCATTCTACACACTTTTCGTCGATAAATGAAATGCAGAGGAAGGAGGACAAATAAAACTCGAAACAGTGGGATATGTAGGATTCTATCTTTCCAGAATCGAAGATCTACTTCTAATACCTCGTTAACATTCAGCATTTACCAATGCAATACACTATCAAAGGATCTTGGCAAAGTGAACAGTGACACCGAATTAAATCTTTTGAAGTAATAGTCATAGCTAATTACTTCTGGGGAAACAACTAACAACATCGATTTCATACCTCGGCCGTGGCAGACTAATCGCATGAATTAAGATTCCCTAATGATATATATACTCAACCGGAGAAACCAACTAATTGCGTAATAATATGCTTTTTAGTATGAAATTAATAGTGCACTTGAATCTCTAAATTACATTTTTCGTTTCATCCCTAAACTTGCCGGGTAAACAAAAGTAAGATTTTAGTTAAACCTTAATCCATCTGAAATACGGCTCCAACTTCTGAATTTCCTAGCTCGCCAGTTCATTCACAATATTGGCATACCTCCATACCAATCCTCAGATATTACCTCAATCTCCATGTCTACTCGCAAAGATCCTTACTTTTCTCATCTCCAGAAAGAATGGAAAAATCACGACAGTTCCTCATCAGAAGTCAAAAACTTCATAACAAAACAGCGGAGGAATAACAAACCAAACCAGTAACCGAAGCATATACCTCAGGAGCTTGAAGATCATCTCTGTCGACGGAGTCATTGTTGCCGGCGCAATTGATGAGCTTGAAACATGAAGCTGTGCCAGATCTCACCATTCTATCGATCGATTTTCTCTAATGTCGTGATCTCACTCACACAGTACACACACTTCTCACAGTCTCCAGCAGAGTAGTAGAACTGCTACTGCTTGGAGTCGCTCTAAAGTTGGTCTTTGTTATGGGAAATTGTACCCAAGGCAGGACACACTGGGGGAGacggagagagagaggaagtttTAGGAACGCCGGACCTCAACCCTCTCCTGAAATCCAGCTCAATATTGCTTTACGAGTCCGCCAAGGTCCTCGTTTTCTTTTcgtctctctatatatatatccgTTGAGATTTCAAAGCCAGAGATGAGTGACGAGTGAGATAAAAAGCAGCAGTGTTTGGAAATCCGATTAACAAAAGTTGTCAGATCCATACTGTtactaattttcctttttctttgttttttctgaaTTAAAAAACAATTATTGATTAGTACAAAATTGAAATATCGGGtaaagctttttttttaaaaaaaaatatcacgATAAATTGCTTACTTTTTTTGCTTTATCTCGTGTCAACAGCGGACAAAGAATGTAAAGTACCATGCCTAGAGGTACTTGTGTTTCTTTATCCGTTACATGTGTTTTAGTGTTTACACCGTAAAAAGTTTGATACttgcctttttctctctctacatttttcttttttctttttaagtttttcGTGGATTACCTTATGTCTAAACAGTATTatgatatattattattattttcgcACGGATATGATACCAACAAAAATGGATGTGTTTGCATTGGCattatttgtaaaaaaattatttaattacatcactaatactttttttttttagaagatactttagaaaaaaaaaaaagcaaactaATTTTTACTATTGGTATTTAAACAAGTAATCCTCGTATGTATCCAGTTTGCTTTtacccttttctttttatagatTATGGTTAACTTTGAATTAAAAACTCAACGCGTTGCAAATGTATTCAAGTACGTGTGCCTTTTGTTGACAGATCCGTttggatttgcctttttataaaattttcttaCAAATGTGTACGATAATAATTTGATTGTATGTGTGATAAAATGATGATTAAGAAATGTGTTTATGTAAAAAATTTTGTGTTAATAAACTACGATCCAAACGTTTTATTCTTATTGACTTTTCCGTTGAACTTTGCAAAAAGATATTTTAGGAGGTACGTGCATAAAAAAATATGGTAAAAAATCTTCTGCACATAGATTTATCACCCGCCCATAGAAAAACACAAGAAATTCAACATATCGGTAAAATTTGTAGAAATGTTGCCTatcatttcttttttcataaaCTAATAACCACGTATGGTACGGCATTTCTTATATCAAGTTGAAGCTTTCTTAACATGGCCAGTTCCACATAACAGCCACAAAATTCGTTCAAGTATGATTTATGGTCATCTTTAACAGAAATACTTAGCTAAATGTTGTGCCCAGAATCTCGTGaaaattttaggaaaataacAAAGCAAACAGTTGGTAATATCCTTTGGGAAATAtattgtgtttggataggaaattatttgaaacatttagtgtaatactttttatgatatgataaatgtgagataaaaaggtggttgaacaaattttaaaaaaaaaattgattgaaaaatgtgtttatgatacaaacAAATAAGCGTACAGAAACATGCAAATACATCTaatcctccctttttttttttggttaatcaTGCTCCTTCTGTCATTTTAATAACATAGTTTTCAATTTATAagactatatgataaaatagAGCGTGAGAGAGTACGGATAATAAAAAATGGAGCGTAAATTACATTTTCCTACCTTTTTTATAATGCATAATAGTATTCAAACAAAGCACGTCAAGTCAGTGAACTAAAACGGAagtacattattattattatgattcTTATCATGAAGGAAACAACCTAATTAGATTAGCTTACGGAAGTACGCATGGAGATGATTGCATTCTATGATAGATGGAAAGAGaattttttctttgttcttgattttaGTGCATCATACGAATGCTCGAATACAATACCGGGTTTGCCAAATGCTCAGGAAATAAAATGATGAATTGGATTTGGATGCATAAACAAGCATTGTCGATAACTTTTAGCACTACAAGAATGAGCCTTTGACCCCACAGGAAGGATAAGATCACCACACCATAATCATCAATCTTCAAATTGTCATTAATTGGTGACTGCAGTTGCAATCATCTCCCCACCTGAATAGTTGTTACCACTTACAACTTAAAAGCCGGGTCATTGCTAATTATGTCGGATTAATTGGTTAATCAACTGAACCAGCATGATTAGCCAATGGACCGTAATCTGATGCCATTATTACCCAGGATGTTTGGTCATAATCCTGCATGATTAGAGTGAATAAAGCAAGCGcgagaagaagaggaagatggtGACTCGTAACACATCACACGATAGACCTGCCGAGAAAGTCAAAATGATAGCGAATCATAGAGCAGAACCGCGGCGGGGGTTGGGGCCCAGGGTGGGACCATTCATGCGAGCGGATAGGAATCATGACCTCCGGGACAGGTAACCATCAGGATTTGGAGGACTAgtaatttatttaattaaacgGTAACGTTAAACAGGGTAAACGGAGGTTATGGTGTGATGCACTATCCTTTTAGTTTGACAAACACCAAGCAACTGAAATTTGGATCGAGTGCTCCGAATTTGAAAGTAGCTTTTCTTAATCGAATTTATTTTGGAGTAACTAAAATTTCCATAATAATTTTCActctttctatgattgttaacAAATTGTTAGATGATAGCGTTCgaaataagtttttttttttttgaaaaaaaaatggttgttATTTAGTTCAGATAAATACATATTAGTTTATAGTTCGACCTTAAGTATGATCAGTAAAATAAGatgtaaaaatgaaataatgacCTGTATAACtttaattttattcttttttagtTGATATAGATTTTAATTTGATTAATAATAgtttataaatttaaatattttgtaatttGGAATTCAGGTTAGACATGCTTAGCACGGATCAGAATACTAATTATATACATATCTCTACGTATATATAAAGAATTGTTCAAAGAGCTGTTTTATAGTACAACATAATTGTGAAAATGCTCATTACTTCAAAGTTGGCAAGATCTTGACATCTGTTCAAGGACCGCAATATTATGGCTCGAGCACCAAATATTCGTAGATATTGGCTCAAATATAGTAGTATCTCCAGCTCCAGGCCTTATCTTTAACCTTTTCTAATAGTAGTTTCCCAGTGAACTGAACACAAGTGCTGCTGGGCGGCAGGACTGAGGCTGAGGTCTCCAACAGATCAGACCAGTGTGAGGTAACCAAACCATCTTGACAGCTATTTTGTCCGGTTGGGCACGTGTCTGCGATCCACAACCGACACGTTATGGCACACGAGTCCGATTCAGCTATGTGTCTGGTCTGGGCAGGGCTAATGCGGGTTACTTTATGCCCAACTCTGCTGCGCATGCCATGTCAGATATCTGCTTCAATTAAGAAGGCCGCCATTATATCTTTCCATGGGACCCACCAGGATTCCCACCGCTGGACCGCTCCACCATCGTCATTTGGCATTTAGCTCAAAAGAAAAGGACGATCAACACTTAAATTAAAgtaataattttagaaaccttccTTGAGGTTTTTAACTATTGCAAGAAGCTCCATtctagtttaaaaaattacacttacctccaaTATGATTAGCATTTCAGTAACAATACAGACCCAGTATGCGAAATTTATCctaaaaaaatcctaaaatactCCTTTGTTACTTAGAAGTGGGAAAACTCACTAATAAATTTCTTCCACGTTGCAACTATACCACCCTAACGGACTCAATAAACCACTTCAGTTTAATTTCCATATTCTCACAGTTTTGACAGCCTATCAATGTTGTTCCAAAGCTTTCCATGCAAATCAATTATGACatttttttaccttcatttaGTGCGACAACAAATCTGGTCCAACAGCTtgtcatttgaaaatttcaattcaataatacttacacaaaaaaaaagaacacaaaaaaaaagataaaggaTCTATTTCTATAATAATAAGGATTTGAGATGTATTAGATGGCAGTTGCGAAAATAGTGGATTATGAGATACAGGAGAAACGGTCGGAGAGAGAAAATAATAGTTTATTTTGTGTGGTAGTCGTTGTTTTAGACTAGTTGTAGTTGTATAATTTTGTTTTGTATGAATTATTTATAAGTGAAGGATATTATAGTCATTTTACTACATAAAGGGAGGTTAGTATAATTATTCAAACCTAAAGGGAGgtgagtgaaattgtcaaatgagaggtttatgaaattatccctaaattaAAAACATGCTTAATTCTACGCCTTTTTTTTCTATATATAAAGTATGAACAATGGGTTCGGTGTTAAAGTAATGTgtcatttttttagttttctaaTTTCTTCCTCACAAAAGTGAAGATTTATAAGAATAATTACTTAAATGTAGTGCTAACTTCTAATACTTCCATTTCTACTAACTTCTATTTTTTAATTCGTTTTCCAAAAATAATCATAAACTATtttgcaaaacaaaaaaaaaaatctaatgatttttattggttttaataaaacaattaaaaattttcttaatttacatACTCGTAGAATGTGCTTTTCTCACTGGTATTACATAATCTCAAACTCATCCCCccgtttctttctttccatttgTGCAGTttgaaatatctcttcaaaaaaataaatacaagtaGAGTACTATTTTCTTCGAGATTAAAAGATGAATGATGTAAAACTTATTAGATTTTAATAGCAAACTCTAGAATTAGATGAGGAGAACCTGGAGAGTATTTACACTTGATATTTCATTTTAAGAAAATTGTTCAAGACACCCCTCACATAtcatcaaatgaattttttcatcattcatttttaaaatatgaaCTTTACGTcatttacaaattcaaattacCAGAATTTGATCTCACATTAAGTTTTTGACCAATTTCTAACTTGAAATCGTTATGTAATCTACATGTAGtcattttttatatacaaaaatatcaaatttcacatttttagcaacaaaaataaatatggatTAAGTCGGgaaaaaatgaatatgattCGGGTCATATCTTACTTTTTTAGGACCAAAACTGAATATGAACCAGACCACTTTTTTAACTATAAATGGAATATAATCTTTTTACTCCTTAAAAAATAAAGATTATATGTGGATCAAGTTATAGATTCAGAGAAAAAAGTAGACGACATGACCAAATTTTATCGACTTAATTTTTGTAAATGACGTAAAATTGCGATTTTAAAAATGAAGGATGAACAAATTGATTTGACAAAATGTGAAGGATGgtttgaacaaattttcctcaaTTGTCTTTTTAGTTTAGCAGATCTCTCTATCTGGTATGTCCTTATATATTACAACTTCCCTTCTTAGCCACTTCATATGCAAGTTTGATATTTTCAACATAAGGAGCAATGTTGAAGAAAAGtgttaccccaaaaaaaattttggctcACCTTCGTGTTTTATTTCACAAggcaaaataacaaaaaatgtcCTACCTAAAAGTAAACTAAAAGGTGACAAAAAAATCAATTTCCccccaaaaagaaaataataaaaaaaaagagcggGAAGCCAAATGGTTGACGGAGTAATTGTATACTACGAATAATCAgcactacaaaaaaaaaaaaaaaaggtatcttATGGCATACATCTTCCATGCAATCCCACATTCTGAAAATTGGACGTTGTGGGGCTTATGGCCATCAAATTAGCTTTATTTAACTTCTGATCTTAAGTTATATTAAACTGCAGCCACCTCAATTGTCCGACTCAAGAAGGTATAAAAGGACTTGATCGAACTCAGAAGGCACAAAGACTTGCTCGATTCGTTAAAACTCGTGGCTCTAATTTATCTCGCGTGCCAAACCAAGTCACTTGTTCTCTGAAGGACCAACTTTGATTAGAATAGTCTTATatgggggaaaaaaataaaataaaatctagcttaagaaaaggaaataaagcgGGGGggacaaaggaaaagaataaaagaagtgGAATAATCAACTGGAGGTGGTTGGTTTGGTCCTCGGTCTACACTGGGCATAGCAATTAGAGCAGCGAGACGAGATGTCTGCATCTAATGACCATcacatctctctctctattgTACAAATTTCAATTTGCAGAATGAAGGTGACAAACAAGAGGATACCTTACACATTAAATGTACTAAGCACAGGCATGAATGCAGATCATGTGGGTGATAGATAGCCAACAACGCAACAAATTCAATTTAATAAGTTTGTTGTTCCAACTTAATATTTGTTTAATGCCATCCTATGTGAACTGGATATGCCGACTTAGTTGTCTGGTCCCTCTCCGTGATAATTTCCCTCATTTTGTTTCCCTTCAATGAAAGCACCAAACTAGCTCAAGAAAACATACGCTCAGTCTAACTAAAGCCTTTTTTTGCTCTTCGCCTGCTTCTCCTCCATTCGACATTTATGTTTCTACGATCAGttataaagttttttttttgtggggttTGGAATTCGTTACTTAATCAAGGAAACCAGCCTTTGAAGGCATAAAATGGTTCTTCCATGCTTGTTATAGGTTGGGGAACATCTTTTAAGGCAATACGTCACGGTCGAAAACTGCAGAGGCATGCCTTAATGGTCATTACTTGAAGGTGGAGAATACCACGCTGCTCGTGGGCAATTAGCAAGTAACAAGCAATTAGGTACAACAAGAGCAGGGGTCATTCTCAAGCGTGTagctttcttttttcaaaagaatTAGAGGTGTGGTCATTGTGGTGGTGGAGCCTTGGTCACATGGAGAAACCTTCAATCATTACAAACCACGGACTGATTCAAGGCTCCTTTTTTCTTGGTGCGAATTATTACTGCATCCTCTCCATCAGTAAAGTCCAGCCACTTTGAGTTGAGAGTCTCAATGTCTGTTGTGGACAACTGGAGGACTTGAACATTCGTACGGATCTGGCTACAATCTCGTTGGTGCATCGTTCAACTTCAAGAAGGGGGGTAAGGTAATACAAATCCTTGGAccgaaaaaaagaaattgataaaAATCCCTTCAGCGAGTTGAGAGATCAACTTAGTTATTAGATCGTATAAAGCGATGGACAGTTCATCTCCTGAAGATTCAAATACATTGATGAAACAAACAACTGCTGCACATTACCCGTAGCGTTTCAGCCCAGATGTCCTCGTGTGCCTTTCTTCTCAATTATTATGATTAAATCGCTTTTATGATTGCGAAGAGAAGGCCCAGTAGGATTAATCAGATTGTGATGTAAAAAAGCTTCCTCCGATTCCAACATTCTTTGTTGGCAGTGAGACCACAACTGACAACCTCTGCTCAGCAAGCGGAAACCTGCTTACAGCTTTCCATACTTGGCAGCAAACATGAGTGAAGGTAGGACCCTGAAGAAACATCCAACCAATTCAAGTGGGGATCAGTTTTAACGTGCATTGCAGGATAGTCTTTCTTTCCCTTCAAATGTTATCAAGCAACTATGCGAACCAGTCTTCCCAACCAACCTGGCACATTTCCTCCACATAGCATGTTCCACTCACAAACCATCACCTGCTAACTCACTGGAAGAAGACCAGAAACCTCAAACTTCTATTCAACATGCAATACTAGGCACCACTTAAAGTTCTTTGCCTCGCTACTACGCTACCCAATCTTTGAAACAAAGAatataagaagtaagaaaaattcttctttttccctGGAAAGTAATAATGTAAGGTACAAGGCACATCCTTAAAACGCTATTGTCATCAAATTCAAGATGACCATTTCCaaagaaacaatcatatccTGATAAAATGCAAAGGGGAAAAGcacatttaaaataataaaaaaaaagatgatacgAAAGACTGCAGATGCAGCAGCCAACAAGGACATAGTACACCACCCCAGGTGGAAAACAAAATTGCTCCATCGGCAGAAAACTGTAGATCATGATTTTCGGGGTCTTCCCCTTTTCCCTGACTTTGCTGGGGTGCTCTCGGAACTTTTCTTAGCAGACGAGGGACGCCCTCGCCCCCTCCCGCTGCCCTTCTTGTCACCCGATGATTTGCCAATGCTCTTGCCTCGACCTCTGGCAT
Protein-coding regions in this window:
- the LOC113714450 gene encoding protein IQ-DOMAIN 32, which gives rise to MVRSGTASCFKLINCAGNNDSVDRDDLQAPESKGSSDRSRWSFRKRSARHRVLSNSVTSETPFVSKTDPDTAAVSLQTQASSTIRDKTSAAQWTEEKNEVQIPVDSKSSSAIASAEDENGIASILDEAIVIVIQSAVRRYLAQRVLLKHKNIIKLQAAVRGHIVRRHAVGSLRCVKAIVKMQALVRKRRARLLLKRSNIEENLDEKNGINNHGSFMEKENTGTEPYTYTSIEKLLSNAFARQLLESTPKTKTINIKCDPSKSDSAWKWLERWMSVASVENGQSQKLEFAKDQQGKDDIVEADCQLETAVSSPENCQSRDIKTSAEALSLASEADNNVNTYDADSYNFQECRPTVSSVSHSHKQSHPQNVEQANLSNNTLESLPDDHRASDVCKAEPDSFHDQSEMERRQHVDVSERTAPEGSEIDGKKSSSVSRKASNPAFIAVQSKFEELSSAANLGKSVGLSNQDAGVDYSMDAVLPGTNHAFGAREIDHAESSIPQTSGIQVGGSECGTELSISSTLDSPDRSEVGVVDFEKETKSSEYGTENPKSSLNLEVDEKVESILSERDVSHSNLSQPEKQENSTAVESEHVSSIVTVESSEIEEKPDSIATGVLVEMESESSHPVSKSSPEASPRSHVTIPESHGTPSSQVSVKPKRIRSGKHGTKHKHGPVSTGKESQLEPNEDNGARSISEHLSREHKAGKRRNSFGTAKTDHGDQEPRESSSSNSLPSYMQATESARAKALANNSPRSSPDTQYKDVYIKKRQSLSGSNTRQGSPRVQRSLSQAQQAAKGNGTHSPQERKWLR